From the Desulfuromonas sp. genome, one window contains:
- a CDS encoding methyltransferase, with protein MRKSSVERRIQNAAQSSDCLQVLEFLKTIRSDSRSSCIDLLDKSRSQIRQDLFVLSELNFKKNGYFVEFGATNGLTLSNTYLLEKEFQWDGIVAEPARKWHAELNSNRSCKVETKCVWSKSGEVIKFNETEIGEFSTIDNYSSGDMHSESRKSGVRYDVETISFLDMLETYNAPSEIDYLSIDTEGSEYEILENFDFNRYQFRVITCEHNYTKDRDKIYELLTSNGYKRKFEALSQFDDWYVKF; from the coding sequence ATGAGAAAATCATCCGTTGAGAGGCGAATACAAAATGCCGCGCAAAGCTCCGATTGCCTCCAGGTTCTCGAGTTTTTAAAGACTATTCGTTCTGATTCCCGAAGTTCATGTATCGACCTATTAGATAAGTCTCGGTCGCAAATCAGACAAGACTTGTTTGTTTTGAGTGAATTAAATTTTAAAAAGAACGGATACTTTGTAGAGTTTGGAGCCACGAATGGGCTGACATTATCCAATACTTACTTACTGGAAAAAGAATTTCAGTGGGATGGGATTGTCGCTGAGCCAGCAAGAAAGTGGCATGCCGAACTAAATAGTAATAGGTCTTGTAAGGTTGAAACGAAGTGTGTCTGGTCGAAATCTGGGGAAGTAATTAAGTTTAACGAAACTGAAATAGGAGAGTTCTCGACAATCGATAATTATTCTTCTGGAGATATGCATTCTGAGTCCCGTAAATCAGGTGTTAGATATGATGTCGAAACAATATCATTTTTAGATATGCTTGAAACATATAACGCTCCAAGTGAAATCGACTACTTGTCTATTGATACTGAGGGCAGCGAGTATGAAATATTGGAAAATTTTGACTTTAATCGGTATCAGTTTCGAGTCATTACTTGCGAACATAATTATACAAAGGATCGAGATAAAATTTATGAGTTGCTGACTAGTAATGGCTACAAAAGAAAATTCGAAGCTCTCTCCCAGTTTGATGACTGGTACGTAAAATTTTAA